Proteins from a genomic interval of bacterium:
- the fliW gene encoding flagellar assembly protein FliW, which translates to MTSGAAVPLRSRRFGTYDVPADRVVELADGLVGLPHVRRFALLEPAQDGSPFRYLVSFDEPELGFLVCDPEAFFPGYAGRLPRSAGAGPESAVLTIVTVPAEARRMTANLMAPLVIDGTTRAGRQVVLESGGWSTRHPLLAAPESVSGAESR; encoded by the coding sequence CGTCGGTTCGGCACCTACGACGTACCGGCGGACCGCGTGGTCGAGCTGGCCGACGGGCTGGTCGGCCTGCCGCACGTGCGGCGCTTCGCGCTCCTCGAGCCGGCCCAGGACGGCTCCCCGTTCCGCTACCTCGTCTCCTTCGACGAGCCCGAGCTGGGCTTCCTCGTCTGCGACCCCGAGGCGTTCTTCCCCGGCTATGCGGGGCGCCTGCCGCGCTCGGCCGGGGCGGGGCCCGAGTCGGCGGTCCTGACCATCGTGACCGTGCCCGCCGAGGCGCGGCGCATGACGGCCAACCTGATGGCTCCCCTCGTGATCGACGGGACGACGCGCGCGGGTCGCCAGGTCGTGCTCGAGAGCGGCGGCTGGTCGACGCGTCATCCGCTGCTCGCGGCTCCCGAGTCCGTGTCCGGCGCCGAATCGCGCTGA